The genomic region ATGCCGGTGCACCCGTGGCAGTGGGAGAACAAGACCTCGGTCACCTTCGCGGCCGACGTCGCGCAGCGGCACATCATCCCTGTCGGCACCAGCGACGACGACTACCAGCCGCAGCAGTCGATCCGGACGTTCTTCAACCGGTCGCACCCGGAGCGGCACTACGTGAAGACGGCGCTGTCGGTGCTCAACATGGGCTTCATGCGCGGCCTGTCGCCGGGGTACATGGAAAAGACGCCGGCGATCAACGACTGGGTGCACGACCTGGTCGAGAACGACGTGGTGCTGAAGCGCTACGGCTTCACCGTGCTGCGCGAGATCGCCGCGGTCGGCTACCACAACACGTACTACGAAGCCGCGACCGCCAAGACCTCGCCGTACCGGAAGATGCTCTCGGCGCTCTGGCGGGAGAGCCCGGTGCCGGCGCTGGACTCCGGGGAGCGGCTCGCGACGATGGCGAGTCTGCTGCACGTCGACCGGCACGGCTCGTCGCACGCGGCCGCGCTGATCCGCGCGTCGGGGCTGGAGCCCGCGCAGTGGTTGCGCCGCTACCTGGACGCTTACCTGATCCCGTTGCTGCACTGCTTCTACGCCTACGAGCTCGCCTACATGCCGCACGGCGAGAACCTGATCCTCGTACTGCGCGACGCGGTGCCGACCCGGGTGATCATGAAGGACATCGCCGAGGAGATCGCGGTGCTGAGCCCGGACACCGAGCTGCCCGCGGATGCCGAGCGCGTGCGAGCCGCCGACGTGCCGGACGACGAGAAGCTGCTCAGCATCTTCACCGACGTGTTCGACTGCATCTTTCGGTTCCTGTCGCCGCTGCTGGACCGGGAAGGGCTGCTGACGCCGGAGGAGTTCTGGTCGGTCGTGGGCGAGTCCGTGCGCGACTACCAGGCGGCGACGCCGGAGCTGGCGGATGCCTTCGCGCGGTACGACATGTTCGCGCCGGAGTTCGCGCTGTCCTGCCTGAACCGGCTGCAGCTGCGCAACAACCAGAACATGGTCGACCTCACCGACCTGTCGAACTCGCTGCAGTTCGTCGGCACGCTGGAGAATCCGATCGCGGGCTGATCCGTGGTCTGTGGACAACTACCGCGGCGGATCGGCGGGCCCGGCCAAGCTGGTCGGGTGAGACCAATGAGGAACGCCCAGACTGTCGCCGAGCCCGCGCCACGCCGCGACGGCCGGCGGTACGAGGTGATGGACGGGCGGCTGCAGGTCACCGGCACGCAGCCGCCACTCCACCACACGGCCGTCGTCGCGCTGATGGTGAAGCTGAAGCACGCCGCCCCACCCAACCTCCGCGTCGCCGTCGGCTCCCTCGACTTCCGCCCGACTCCGCCGCACACTCTCCGCCCCGACCTGCTCGTCTGCCGCACCGCCGACGCGGGCCTTCGGCACACCACGCGCCTCCTGGTCGCCGTCGAGGTGCTCTCCCCCAGCACCCGCATCACCGACGTGGTCCACAAACGAGCCCAGTACGA from Kribbella flavida DSM 17836 harbors:
- a CDS encoding IucA/IucC family protein, producing MTDPTAHLTPDSWAAANRALVRKALAEFTHERILEPVATGNGYTLANATSEYYFEARRYPLFHWEVDAASITRTIAGADAPLDALDFITEWHDQLGIGAEMLPVYLEEISSTLASTAYKLAKPDVTAADLVTADFQTIEAAMTEGHPCFVANNGRLGFGVTDYRAFAPEAGQAVRLAWLAVRKDRATVSHSSTISYDALLREELGTPVLQRFAERIRAVGEDPADYRLMPVHPWQWENKTSVTFAADVAQRHIIPVGTSDDDYQPQQSIRTFFNRSHPERHYVKTALSVLNMGFMRGLSPGYMEKTPAINDWVHDLVENDVVLKRYGFTVLREIAAVGYHNTYYEAATAKTSPYRKMLSALWRESPVPALDSGERLATMASLLHVDRHGSSHAAALIRASGLEPAQWLRRYLDAYLIPLLHCFYAYELAYMPHGENLILVLRDAVPTRVIMKDIAEEIAVLSPDTELPADAERVRAADVPDDEKLLSIFTDVFDCIFRFLSPLLDREGLLTPEEFWSVVGESVRDYQAATPELADAFARYDMFAPEFALSCLNRLQLRNNQNMVDLTDLSNSLQFVGTLENPIAG
- a CDS encoding Uma2 family endonuclease, whose protein sequence is MRNAQTVAEPAPRRDGRRYEVMDGRLQVTGTQPPLHHTAVVALMVKLKHAAPPNLRVAVGSLDFRPTPPHTLRPDLLVCRTADAGLRHTTRLLVAVEVLSPSTRITDVVHKRAQYERFAVPSYWLLDPDRQELTVLELAEAHYVCTAVVQADEAHTVSQPFPLTLTPAELTG